The genomic stretch CACGAGGGCCTTTCCGAGCGGGCCATCGCCGGCGTCGATCTGCGTTCGCTCATCGAGGGGCAGGGTGGTCTTGTAGGCGCTAATTGCCTCGCTCCAAGCCCGCTGATCCTGTCCATGATCGGCAGGCGGGGGCGGGGCCTTGCCGAACCGCCCAAGGAACTGCCGCGCCTTCTCCGGCAGGGACAGGCGATAGGCGTTGCTCGTCTGCTGGACCTGTGGGCCGCGCCCTTCGTTGCCGGTCGGCTCATAGCGCCGCAGCCAGTCGATGAAACCATGCGCCCGCAGGTTCTTCAGCGCCCGCACGATCGTATCGCGCGACCGGCCCAAGCGGTCCATGATCGTGGTGATTGACGGCTCTAGCCGGCCGGTGCGGAAGTCGATGAGATTGACGAACAGCCGCAGCACGTCGAGCGCCACCGATCCTAGCGGGCCGCTGCGCTCGCCCTTCTCGCGCAATCCGGCCTCGTTGTAGATTTCGGCCGCCTTCAAGATCGCCTGCACGTCCCTGCGCGTCGTCGGCCGCCATATGCGGCCCTCCGATCGGCCCCGGATATGGCTATGCCGGCGAACTGGCGTCGGGCAGCGCGGGGCAGGGGGCGGGAAGATCAGCCCTAGCGCAGTCTGTCCCGATCCTCGCAGGGTGGCCCGGCGCTCATGGGCGAGCGTCGTAAGCTCGCCGGCCTCGTCGTCGGTGAGCTGGCCCGCGCCGT from Thalassobaculum sp. OXR-137 encodes the following:
- a CDS encoding helix-turn-helix domain-containing protein; translation: MLRTHYAAAIGCARGHALDEIMREVWNRYGAGQLTDDEAGELTTLAHERRATLRGSGQTALGLIFPPPAPRCPTPVRRHSHIRGRSEGRIWRPTTRRDVQAILKAAEIYNEAGLREKGERSGPLGSVALDVLRLFVNLIDFRTGRLEPSITTIMDRLGRSRDTIVRALKNLRAHGFIDWLRRYEPTGNEGRGPQVQQTSNAYRLSLPEKARQFLGRFGKAPPPPADHGQDQRAWSEAISAYKTTLPLDERTQIDAGDGPLGKALVMLAKSVMKRESDNQTESPSDLYLRVQT